A portion of the Calliphora vicina chromosome 5, idCalVici1.1, whole genome shotgun sequence genome contains these proteins:
- the LOC135960916 gene encoding maltase A1-like, whose product MDSDGDGIGDLNGIASKLQYLKDIGVTAAWLSPIFTSPMVDFGYDISDFYGIQPEYGTIEDFRNLIQKANEIGLKIILDFVPNHSSTESEWFKKSVKREKGYEDFYVWHDGKLDASGKRIPPSNWLQAFRGSAWEWNEERQQYYLHQFAVQQADLNYRNPDVVEQMKRILRYWLEQGVAGFRVDAVPVLFEVKPDENGQYPDEEVSGLTDDTEARNYLKMDLVENQPETIDMVYQWRQVMDDHQRIYGGDTRVLLIETYAPPWYSMQMYGNATTEGAELPFNFNLITEVASSGMSARTIEKGVSNWLSNMPAGRTANWVIGNHDQRRASSRYGVTNIDAMNMLVMMLPGASVTYQGEELGMLDGEISWEDTVDPAACNANPDIYEQSTRDPCRTPFQWSADKNGGFSTADKTWLPMGPNYETINVASELAASKSHLNIYKSLIELRKSSKTLQQGSYKYKALNEGVFVLKRYLADEETLVFVANFGEGSYSANIVSNFDSTLPQSMTVKLTSLDSTKYANVPLTTTSISLAAGEAIILGAK is encoded by the exons ATGGATTCTGATGGTGATGGCATAGGAGATTTAAATGGCATTGCTTCAAAACTGCAATATCTTAAGGATATTGGTGTGACAGCTGCTTGGCTGTCACCCATATTCACCTCGCCAATGGTGGATTTTGGTTATGATATTTCCGATTTCTATGGCATTCAGCCAGAATATGGCACCATTGAAGACTTTAGGAATCTGATTCAGAAAGCCAATGAAATtggtttgaaaattattttggatTTTGTACCCAATCACAGTAGTACGGAAAGTGAGTGGTTTAAGAAATCTGTGAAACGTGAAAAAGGCTATGAAGATTTCTATGTGTGGCATGATGGCAAACTGGATGCTAGTGGCAAAAGAATACCGCCCAGCAACTGGTTGCAGGCTTTCAGAGGCAGTGCTTGGGAATGGAACGAGGAGAGACAGCAATATTATCTGCATCAGTTTGCTGTGCAACAGGCTGATTTAAATTATCGTAATCCCGATGTGGTGGAGCAAATGAAACGTATTTTGAGATATTGGTTGGAACAAGGTGTGGCTGGTTTTCGTGTGGATGCTGTGCCCGTATTGTTTGAGGTAAAACCGGATGAAAATGGCCAATATCCGGATGAGGAAGTAAGTGGTTTAACAGATGACACTGAGGCTCGTAATTACTTGAAAATGGATTTGGTGGAAAATCAACCCGAGACAATTGATATGGTGTATCAGTGGCGCCAAGTCATGGATGATCATCAGCGTATTTATGGCGGCGACACTAGAGTGTTGCTTATCGAGACCTATGCTCCTCCATGGTATAGCATGCAAATGTATGGTAATGCCACTACCGAGGGTGCCGAATTgccttttaatttcaatttaatcacTGAAGTAGCATCAAGTGGCATGTCGGCCAGAACTATTGAGAAAGGTGTTAGCAATTGGCTTAGCAATATGCCAGCGGGCAGAACAGCCAACTGGGTTATAGGCAATCATGATCAGCGCAGAGCTTCCAGTCGTTATGGTGTGACTAATATAGATGCCATGAATATGTTGGTTATGATGCTGCCCGGAGCCAGTGTCACATATCAGGGTGAAGAATTGGGCATGTTAGATGGTGAGATTTCGTGGGAGGATACAGTAGATCCAGCTGCCTGTAATGCAAATCCTGATATTTATGAACAATCCACTAGAGATCCTTGTCGTACACCCTTCCAATGGTCGGCAGATAAAAATGGTGGGTTTTCTACAGCCGATAAGACTTGGCTACCAATGGGTCCCAACTATGAAACTATTAATGTGGCATCAGAGTTGGCAGCCTCAAAATctcatttaaatatctacaaatCCTTGATAGAGCTGAGAAAATCTTCGAAGACTTTGCAGCAGGGTTCTTATAAATATAAAGCTTTGAATGAgggtgtttttgttttgaaaag ATATTTAGCTGATGAGGAAACCTTGGTGTTTGTGGCCAACTTTGGTGAAGGCTCTTATAGTGCCAATATCGTGTCTAATTTTGATAGCACTTTGCCTCAGTCTATGACTGTTAAACTTACCAGTTTAGATTctacaaaatatgcaaatgttcCTTTGACAACTACATCTATATCTTTGGCCGCAGGTGAAGCTATTATTTTGGGtgcaaaataa
- the LOC135960973 gene encoding maltase A1-like translates to MDWWQTAQFYQIYPRSFMDSDGDGIGDLNGIASKLQYLKDIGVTAAWLSPIFASPMVDFGYDISDFYSIQPEYGTIEDFRNLIQKANEIGLKIILDFVPNHSSTENEWFKKSVKRERGYEDFYVWHDGKLDANGNRIPPSNWLQSFRGSAWEWNEERQQYYLHQYAVQQADLNYRNPDVVEQMKRILRYWLDQGVAGFRVDAVPVLFEVKPDENGQYPDEEVSGLTDDTEARNYLKLELIENQPETIDMVYQWRQVMDDHQRIYGGDTRVLLIETYAPTWFSMEMYGNATTEGAELPFNFNLITEVAASGMSATTVEKAVVNWLNNMPAGRTANWVIGNHDQRRASSRYGVANIDAMNMLVMMLPGASVTYQGEELGMLDGEISWEDTVDPAACNANPDIYELSTRDPCRTPFQWSADKNGGFSTADKTWLPMGPNYETINVASESSASNSHLNIYKSLIQLRTSSKTLQQGSYKYKALNDGVFVLKRYLANEETLIFVANFGGDSYSADIKSNFDATLPESMSVKIASLDSTKYANAPLTTTSISLSPGEAVILSAN, encoded by the exons ATGGATTGGTGGCAAACTGCCCAATTCTATCAAATATATCCCCGTTCCTTTATGGATTCAGATGGTGATGGTATAGGTGATTTGAATGGCATTGCTTCAAAACTGCAATATCTTAAGGATATTGGTGTGACAGCTGCTTGGCTATCACCCATATTTGCCTCTCCTATGGTGGATTTTGGTTATGATATTTCCGATTTCTATAGCATTCAACCGGAATATGGCACCATAGAAGACTTTAGGAATCTGATTCAGAAAGCCAATGAAATtggtttgaaaattattttggatTTTGTACCCAACCATAGTAGTACGGAGAATGAGTGGTTTAAGAAATCCGTGAAACGTGAAAGAGGCTATGAAGATTTCTATGTGTGGCATGATGGCAAACTGGATGCAAATGGCAATAGAATACCGCCCAGTAATTGGTTGCAGTCTTTCAGAGGCAGTGCTTGGGAATGGAACGAGGAGAGACAGCAATATTATCTGCATCAGTATGCAGTGCAACAGGCTGATTTAAATTATCGCAATCCCGATGTGGTGGAACAAATGAAACGTATTTTAAGATATTGGCTAGATCAGGGTGTGGCTGGTTTTCGTGTGGATGCTGTGCCCGTTTTGTTTGAGGTAAAACCTGATGAAAATGGCCAATATCCAGATGAGGAAGTAAGTGGTTTAACAGATGACACTGAGGCACGTAATTATCTGAAATTGGAGTTAATTGAAAATCAACCAGAGACTATAGATATGGTGTATCAGTGGCGTCAAGTCATGGATGATCATCAGCGTATTTATGGCGGTGACACTAGAGTGTTGCTTATTGAGACTTATGCTCCTACCTGGTTTAGCATGGAAATGTATGGCAATGCCACTACTGAGGGGGCTGAATTgccttttaatttcaatttaatcacAGAAGTAGCAGCCAGTGGCATGTCGGCCACAACTGTTGAAAAAGCTGTTGTCAATTGGCTTAACAATATGCCAGCGGGCAGAACAGCCAACTGGGTTATAGGCAATCATGATCAGCGCAGAGCTTCCAGTCGTTATGGTGTGGCTAATATAGATGCCATGAATATGTTGGTTATGATGCTGCCCGGTGCCAGTGTCACCTATCAGGGTGAAGAATTGGGCATGTTAGATGGTGAGATTTCGTGGGAGGATACAGTAGATCCAGCTGCCTGTAATGCAAATCCTGATATTTACGAACTATCCACTAGAGATCCTTGTCGCACTCCCTTCCAATGGTCGGCCGATAAAAATGGTGGTTTCTCAACAGCCGATAAGACCTGGCTACCAATGGGCCCCAACTATGAAACTATTAATGTGGCATCAGAGTCGTCAGCCTCAAATTctcatttaaatatctacaaatCCTTGATACAGCTGAGAACTTCGTCAAAGACTTTGCAGCAAGGTTCCTATAAATATAAAGCTTTGAATGAtggtgtttttgttttgaagag atatttagCTAATGAGGAGACATTGATTTTTGTGGCTAACTTTGGTGGAGACTCTTACAGTGCCGATATTAAGTCTAATTTTGATGCCACTTTGCCGGAGTCTATGAGTGTTAAAATAGCCAGTTTAGATtcaacaaaatatgcaaatgctcCTTTGACGACCACATCTATATCATTGTCCCCCGGTGAAGCTGTTATTTTGAGTGCGAATTAG
- the LOC135962001 gene encoding maltase A1-like, protein MFQLKVLQFILFVALLYNSRACQDKAEEQKQLDWWQTAEFYQIYPRSFMDSDGDGIGDLKGITSKLQYLKDIGVTAVWLSPIFTSPMVDFGYDISDFYGIQPEYGTIEDFRDMIEKANELDLKIILDFVPNHSSTENEWFKKSVKRERGYEDFYVWHDGKLDASGNRIPPSNWLSGFRGSAWQWNEERQQYYLHQFAVQQADLNYRNPLVVQQMKRVLRYWLDQGVTGFRVDAMALLFEVNMDANGQYPDEEVSGLTDDKDDRNYLKMDLMENQPESIDMVYQWHEVMQNYQSVNGGDTRVLLIETYAPPAYSMQMYGNATTEGAELPFNFNLITEIGKSGMSARSIESGVSNWLSNMPAGRTANWVIGNHDQRRVSTRYGVRNIDAMNMLVMMLPGASITYQGEELGMLDGDITWDDSVDPAACNSNPDIYKQFTRDPARTPFQWSADKNGGFSTAAKTWLPMAPDYETINVATESAASNSHLKIYKSLVQLRKSSKTLQQGSYKYQALNDNVFVLERYLAGEDTLVFVANFGEGSYSANIVSNFDNSLPVSMNVKIASLASTKYANAPLSTNSISLAGGEAVILGTK, encoded by the exons atgtttcaattgaAAGTGTTGCAATTTATATTGTTTGTAGCTTTGCTATATAACTCACGGGCATGTCAGGATAAAGCAGAGGAGCAAAAGCAATTGGATTGGTGGCAAACTGCCGAATTCTATCAAATATATCCGCGTTCATTTATGGACTCAGATGGTGATGGTATAGGAGATTTAAAGGGCATTACCTCAAAGTTGCAATATCTTAAGGATATTGGTGTGACAGCAGTTTGGCTGTCACCCATATTCACCTCGCCTATGGTGGATTTTGGTTATGATATTTCCGATTTCTATGGCATTCAACCGGAATATGGCACCATCGAGGATTTTAGAGACATGATCGAAAAGGCAAATGAACttgatttgaaaattattttggatTTTGTGCCCAATCACAGTAGTACGGAGAATGAATGGTTTAAGAAATCAGTGAAACGTGAAAGAGGTTATGAAGATTTTTATGTGTGGCATGATGGCAAATTGGATGCCAGTGGTAACAGAATACCTCCCAGTAACTGGTTGTCTGGTTTCCGTGGCAGTGCCTGGCAATGGAATGAGGAGAGACAGCAATATTATTTACATCAATTTGCAGTGCAACAGGCAGACTTGAATTATCGCAATCCTTTGGTGGTGCAACAAATGAAACGTGTGTTGAGATATTGGCTAGATCAAGGTGTGACAGGTTTTAGAGTAGATGCTATGGCCTTATTGTTTGAGGTAAATATGGATGCAAATGGCCAATATCCTGATGAAGAGGTCAGTGGCTTGACCGATGATAAGGATGATcgtaattatttgaaaatggaTTTGATGGAAAATCAACCAGAGAGCATTGATATGGTATATCAGTGGCATGAAGTTATGCAAAATTACCAGAGTGTTAATGGCGGTGATACACGTGTTTTACTTATAGAGACCTATGCTCCTCCGGCATATTCAATGCAAATGTATGGCAATGCCACTACCGAGGGCGCTGAGTTGccctttaatttcaatttgatcaCTGAAATTGGCAAGAGTGGTATGTCGGCTAGAAGCATAGAGTCCGGTGTTAGCAATTGGCTTAGCAATATGCCAGCGGGCAGAACAGCCAACTGGGTTATAGGAAATCATGATCAGCGTAGAGTTTCTACACGTTATGGTGTAAGGAATATTGACGCCATGAATATGTTGGTTATGATGCTGCCTGGGGCAAGTATTACTTACCAGGGTGAAGAACTGGGCATGTTAGATGGTGATATCACATGGGACGATTCCGTGGATCCAGCTGCCTGCAATTCCAACCCCGATATTTATAAGCAATTCACTAGAGATCCTGCCCGCACTCCCTTCCAATGGTCGGCCGATAAAAATGGTGGTTTTTCAACAGCCGCTAAGACCTGGCTGCCAATGGCTCCCGACTATGAAACCATTAATGTGGCCACAGAGTCGGCTGCCTCAAATTCTCATTTGAAAATCTACAAGTCATTGGTGCAGCTGAGAAAATCTTCAAAGACTTTACAACAGGGTTCTTATAAGTATCAAGCTTTGAATGATAATGTATTTGTTTTGGAAAG ATATTTAGCTGGTGAAGATACTTTGGTTTTTGTGGCCAATTTCGGTGAAGGCTCTTATAGTGCCAATATTGTGTCCAATTTTGACAATAGTTTACCGGTGTCCATGAATGTGAAAATCGCCAGTTTAGCTTCTACTAAGTATGCAAATGCTCCTTTGTCAACAAACTCCATATCTTTGGCTGGCGGAGAGGCTGTTATCTTGGGAACTAAATAA